A single region of the Chitinophaga niabensis genome encodes:
- a CDS encoding RagB/SusD family nutrient uptake outer membrane protein gives MIKNLPLLVLYFATLQIGCGKYTDAKPSEKDNIPSTLEDLQSILDNDPELNQRSPKAADLSADDYFLTDLNLESLNAYERRTYIWSKRELFMKGNHNDWAYAYKNVNSANVALTYLDKMKGTQEDLNNVKGQALFHRANAFLQVTFIWTLAYDEQTADTDLGIPLRLDADPNKSTKRSTLRQTYEQIINDLKTAAGLLPLVPRGITRPSKPAAYALLARAYMAMRNYKEMGKYAILSLHYKNSLKDYNTLDTNSFILFPFAPRFSNDAEIIFGSNIVHTPALNYATAKIDSSLYKSFSQNDLRKKVLFSDNSNATFGFKGNYSGTINLFSGIATNETYLMQAEYFARMDLIDSAMFVLNKLLEKRFVVNTFIPLKAGNAREALYYIHEERRKELMMRGLRWMDVKRLNKEGANIRLKRIVNGQLYELLPDDPRYALPIPEDVIEMTGIEQNRE, from the coding sequence ATGATTAAAAACCTGCCATTACTGGTACTGTATTTTGCTACCCTGCAGATCGGCTGTGGTAAATATACAGATGCAAAGCCCAGCGAAAAAGATAACATCCCTTCCACCCTGGAGGACCTGCAGTCAATCCTGGACAATGATCCGGAGTTGAATCAAAGAAGTCCAAAGGCCGCAGATCTAAGTGCGGATGATTATTTTCTGACAGATCTCAACCTGGAATCACTGAACGCATATGAAAGAAGAACTTATATCTGGAGTAAAAGGGAATTGTTCATGAAAGGGAACCACAACGATTGGGCCTACGCTTATAAGAATGTAAACTCGGCAAATGTAGCGCTCACATACCTTGATAAAATGAAGGGAACACAGGAAGACCTGAATAATGTAAAAGGACAGGCACTCTTTCACCGCGCAAATGCATTCTTACAAGTGACTTTTATCTGGACATTGGCATATGATGAACAGACTGCAGATACAGATCTGGGTATTCCGCTGAGACTGGATGCCGATCCCAATAAATCAACAAAAAGATCAACGTTGCGGCAAACATATGAGCAGATTATTAATGACCTGAAAACAGCGGCTGGACTATTGCCTTTAGTTCCACGGGGAATTACACGTCCATCCAAACCTGCTGCATATGCATTACTGGCACGGGCGTATATGGCCATGAGGAATTACAAAGAAATGGGGAAGTATGCCATCCTGAGCCTGCATTACAAGAATTCATTAAAGGACTACAACACATTAGACACAAACTCTTTTATTTTATTTCCCTTTGCACCCAGGTTCAGTAACGATGCAGAAATCATTTTCGGATCAAATATCGTGCATACCCCGGCATTAAACTATGCCACGGCAAAGATCGATTCTTCCCTTTATAAATCCTTTAGTCAAAATGACCTCAGGAAGAAGGTCCTGTTCAGTGACAATAGTAATGCAACCTTTGGTTTCAAAGGAAACTACTCCGGTACTATCAATTTGTTCAGCGGGATAGCAACAAATGAAACATATCTTATGCAGGCGGAATACTTCGCAAGAATGGATCTTATTGATTCTGCCATGTTTGTATTGAACAAATTGCTAGAGAAACGTTTTGTTGTGAATACATTCATTCCTTTAAAAGCCGGTAATGCCCGGGAGGCATTATATTATATACATGAAGAACGCCGGAAGGAACTTATGATGAGAGGCCTGAGGTGGATGGATGTGAAACGCCTGAATAAGGAAGGCGCCAATATCAGGTTGAAACGGATCGTTAACGGGCAACTGTACGAACTGCTTCCGGATGATCCCAGGTATGCCTTACCCATACCTGAGGATGTGATTGAAATGACCGGTATAGAACAGAACCGGGAATAG
- a CDS encoding prenyltransferase/squalene oxidase repeat-containing protein has translation MKKQIRIEEINRIVAEAIKNLRLHRRRIKGKVGWHQYLGEGKIGTIATAQALLIFQYYKEEINDRLRIINTLLSSQLKSDDPAKDGGWEYVTNFPGIATVEATCWALLALYEEYRDDPVALAGLNWLLRNINSGDTDEGWGILPGDISRVYTTCLVLKTLKVYGKENTSAYERGLNWLLGIQNLDKGFGSQAGAASNIVNTSRVIITLAANGHDSNAIRSAVEWLKERTRSLQQTKANIEPEYRECIDFRGRKMYFHHMPLQNVLAALILSGSTKCDTVFDGVNSLITDNNYYYWQHPNFKDGKRKPLWAIFDTLVVCKALRETPYSWSALGVINYEGNSMTYTDVARPFSWERFKKRFIFDLWGKIFIGICVLMIAYRVLDKYPALGTTAYFSLIIIPLFIELLGYYLTETIKDKRRIEL, from the coding sequence ATGAAAAAGCAAATAAGGATAGAAGAGATCAATCGTATAGTAGCAGAAGCCATTAAGAATTTAAGACTGCATCGCCGCCGGATAAAAGGAAAAGTAGGATGGCATCAATACCTGGGAGAAGGGAAAATTGGAACGATAGCAACGGCACAGGCACTATTAATTTTTCAGTATTATAAAGAAGAGATCAACGACCGCCTGAGGATAATTAATACTTTATTAAGCAGCCAGCTCAAATCAGATGATCCCGCTAAAGATGGAGGATGGGAATATGTAACCAACTTCCCTGGTATAGCCACAGTAGAAGCTACCTGCTGGGCATTACTGGCACTGTATGAAGAATACCGCGATGACCCTGTGGCACTTGCAGGATTGAACTGGCTGTTGAGAAATATCAATAGCGGCGACACGGATGAAGGCTGGGGAATTTTGCCTGGTGATATATCCCGGGTATATACCACCTGCCTCGTACTCAAAACACTGAAGGTCTACGGGAAAGAAAATACCTCCGCCTATGAAAGAGGACTTAACTGGCTGCTCGGCATCCAGAATTTGGATAAAGGATTTGGAAGCCAGGCCGGTGCCGCTTCCAACATTGTAAATACTTCACGTGTAATTATCACCCTCGCTGCAAACGGGCATGATAGTAACGCCATAAGATCTGCTGTGGAATGGTTGAAAGAACGTACCCGGAGTTTGCAGCAAACAAAAGCGAATATTGAACCGGAATACAGGGAATGCATTGATTTCCGCGGCCGGAAAATGTATTTTCATCACATGCCCCTGCAGAATGTTTTGGCAGCACTCATCTTGTCCGGCAGCACTAAGTGTGATACTGTGTTCGATGGCGTGAACAGCCTGATAACAGATAATAACTATTACTACTGGCAGCACCCCAATTTCAAAGATGGGAAACGAAAACCCTTATGGGCCATCTTTGATACGCTGGTGGTATGTAAGGCATTGCGGGAAACACCTTACAGCTGGTCTGCTTTAGGTGTGATCAATTATGAAGGCAACAGCATGACCTATACGGATGTAGCCAGGCCCTTCAGTTGGGAACGTTTTAAGAAGCGGTTTATTTTTGACCTGTGGGGAAAGATCTTTATCGGGATCTGTGTGCTCATGATCGCTTACCGGGTATTGGATAAGTACCCGGCATTAGGTACAACCGCGTATTTCTCTTTAATAATTATTCCACTGTTTATAGAACTGTTAGGGTATTATCTGACGGAGACAATTAAGGATAAACGCAGGATAGAACTTTAA
- a CDS encoding TlpA family protein disulfide reductase: MTRITQRLISRVRDFTLVVLLFNISARIFAQTCNDHINADTAYKELEEKFLYEFLKPKDRIFSYMSKSDSIIAEVSIREKLYSDYREKGLNLWTKFPHDIRRYEWFKKTLLHNRWGNRYWKSIEKGARSLVEEAGQEGGYSTPISWNELRHWENVYPHMLSEYKMYCERSGKMIEYNQVLVSILDSFLKLSLNSEYRYHKKLNLPELKRLFLPLGEKILGYDVKRYPNLMPLYLDLQNVMDAGFISNYRAYGLNEVDMDNFFVSLQTNSSPNVREWAERRNNIFLLMNNRDSFQLKSASIGGQEVDFGKMRGNVVLVDFWATWCSSCIERMPEIKRMYDKYKEGKFIVISACLNDERDLTQVKNIKSKIGADWLTLAIGKVSQKESLGSVIWEKYKFFGVPQLLLFNKKGKLVMINDLLRSGNFEPILKKLLEE, encoded by the coding sequence ATGACAAGGATTACTCAGCGACTGATTAGCAGAGTTAGGGACTTTACCTTAGTTGTACTATTGTTTAACATTTCAGCACGGATTTTTGCTCAAACCTGTAATGACCATATTAATGCTGATACTGCCTATAAGGAACTGGAGGAAAAGTTTCTTTATGAATTTCTCAAACCTAAGGATAGGATTTTTTCCTATATGTCAAAGAGTGATTCTATAATAGCAGAAGTTTCTATACGAGAAAAACTTTATAGTGATTACAGAGAGAAAGGTCTAAATCTATGGACGAAGTTTCCTCATGACATAAGAAGGTATGAATGGTTTAAGAAAACTTTGCTACACAATAGATGGGGAAATCGCTATTGGAAAAGCATAGAGAAAGGGGCTAGAAGCTTGGTAGAAGAAGCTGGTCAAGAAGGAGGATATTCTACACCGATCAGTTGGAATGAATTAAGACATTGGGAAAATGTATATCCACATATGCTTTCTGAATATAAGATGTATTGTGAGCGTTCAGGAAAAATGATAGAATATAACCAGGTTCTGGTTTCTATATTAGATTCTTTTCTAAAACTTTCATTAAATTCTGAGTATAGATATCACAAAAAATTGAATTTGCCGGAATTAAAGCGATTATTTCTTCCTCTGGGTGAGAAAATCCTAGGTTATGACGTAAAAAGGTATCCTAATCTAATGCCGTTGTATTTAGATTTGCAGAACGTTATGGATGCAGGTTTTATATCTAATTATAGGGCATATGGGCTAAATGAAGTTGATATGGACAATTTTTTCGTTTCTCTTCAAACTAATTCTTCTCCTAATGTTAGAGAATGGGCAGAACGAAGGAATAACATATTTTTACTAATGAATAATCGCGATTCTTTTCAGCTTAAGTCCGCTTCGATTGGTGGCCAAGAGGTTGATTTTGGAAAGATGCGTGGTAATGTTGTTCTTGTTGATTTTTGGGCAACATGGTGTTCGAGTTGTATAGAACGCATGCCAGAAATCAAGCGGATGTATGACAAATACAAGGAGGGGAAATTTATCGTAATATCGGCTTGTTTAAATGATGAAAGAGATTTAACACAGGTGAAGAACATTAAAAGCAAGATTGGTGCTGACTGGCTAACTCTCGCAATTGGAAAAGTTTCTCAGAAAGAATCATTAGGGTCAGTCATATGGGAAAAGTACAAATTTTTTGGCGTTCCTCAATTACTACTTTTTAATAAGAAAGGAAAACTGGTAATGATAAACGATTTATTGAGATCTGGTAATTTTGAACCAATTTTAAAGAAACTTCTTGAGGAATAA
- a CDS encoding RNA polymerase sigma factor, with amino-acid sequence MDISKLDDLTLLQEIIAGNELALTELFNRYCTFLKKEAYYRLRDRQLAEEAVNDIFVSLWDRRRKVQIDVSLKYYLFQAIKKHCAYVERGLKLYKQAINYKEDIDIDQAHGFDPTTLDEKELRYKLYRALARISAPSNRKAFVLFFVYRVPQKKIALAMNISLDAVKKKISRTAQQVRRYLKGDE; translated from the coding sequence ATGGATATATCAAAACTAGACGACCTAACGCTGTTACAGGAAATAATAGCAGGAAATGAATTAGCCTTAACGGAACTATTCAACAGGTACTGTACATTTCTAAAAAAGGAAGCCTACTACAGGCTTCGTGACAGGCAACTCGCTGAAGAAGCCGTCAATGATATATTTGTTTCTCTCTGGGACAGGCGCAGAAAGGTCCAGATCGACGTATCATTGAAGTACTACCTGTTCCAGGCTATCAAAAAACATTGTGCCTACGTGGAAAGAGGCCTCAAGTTGTATAAGCAGGCTATCAATTACAAAGAGGATATAGATATAGACCAAGCACATGGCTTCGATCCAACAACGCTGGATGAGAAAGAACTGCGTTATAAACTTTACCGTGCTCTTGCCCGGATCTCCGCTCCTTCCAACAGAAAAGCATTCGTATTGTTCTTTGTATACAGGGTACCGCAAAAAAAGATCGCCCTGGCGATGAACATTTCACTTGACGCCGTAAAGAAAAAAATCAGCCGTACAGCACAGCAGGTGCGCAGGTATTTAAAGGGGGATGAATAA
- a CDS encoding MauE/DoxX family redox-associated membrane protein: MKISKIIIELIAALLIVLWIYTGLNKMMDYSTFKTQLGRSPFIQSLAGFIAIALPVGEIILASLLVFKKTRKLGLYLSFGLMFLFTGYIWLMLNYAYDLPCSCGGVLAKLSWGDHLIFNSGFTILSLIGIILSEIYQTALLRKERILETKVQL, encoded by the coding sequence ATGAAAATATCGAAAATTATCATTGAACTAATTGCGGCACTCCTTATTGTGCTATGGATATACACCGGTTTAAATAAAATGATGGATTATTCAACTTTCAAAACTCAACTTGGAAGATCTCCATTTATCCAATCCTTGGCTGGGTTTATTGCCATTGCACTTCCCGTTGGAGAAATAATTCTAGCGAGTCTATTAGTTTTTAAAAAAACACGAAAGTTAGGCCTTTATCTATCCTTTGGTTTGATGTTTCTATTCACCGGCTATATATGGCTTATGTTAAACTATGCATATGATTTACCTTGCAGTTGCGGAGGAGTACTTGCTAAATTATCATGGGGTGATCACCTTATTTTCAATAGTGGATTTACCATTTTGTCATTAATAGGAATTATTCTCTCAGAAATTTATCAAACTGCCCTATTACGAAAGGAAAGGATATTGGAGACAAAAGTCCAGCTTTAA
- a CDS encoding FecR family protein, giving the protein MRVPLAHYDQLIAEELAGIISPADQAALDAAKAEFPEVYKLWEEKHAAFADKEIQEWAEQKMAPPVVSKKRFVFRYKRMMLVAAVIIPFLYLLFRWSPIPQEVYLSSSSHIQLILDNGKVIDLSYLGDSIPLDLRKHDLPIESSSGELATLYVPEGKDLKITLSESTEITINSASCLRFPLSFHDDKHRHVSVSGEAYFKVSKDAHHPFAVIVQKDTVLVLGTEFNVKNYGKANAQVALVEGKVRLQTGEKSLVLNPGVMGTFTKNGIDTATVDTSAMLSWKRGVYIYKEETLEEVFKVLARWTGKKVAFQYHPPKGKLFTGQFDKNDLREFFEGLLRQGIECTMEGERIEVKQRQNVETENMHIPKEVPARKMD; this is encoded by the coding sequence ATGCGTGTACCATTAGCCCATTATGACCAGCTCATTGCCGAGGAGCTTGCGGGGATCATTTCCCCTGCCGATCAAGCCGCACTTGATGCAGCCAAAGCAGAATTTCCGGAGGTTTATAAACTCTGGGAAGAAAAGCATGCTGCTTTTGCGGATAAAGAGATCCAGGAATGGGCGGAGCAGAAAATGGCACCACCTGTAGTTTCTAAAAAACGTTTTGTTTTCAGATACAAACGAATGATGCTGGTAGCGGCTGTTATCATTCCATTTTTGTATTTATTATTTAGATGGAGCCCTATTCCGCAAGAAGTTTACTTATCCAGCAGCAGTCATATTCAACTCATCCTTGATAACGGGAAAGTGATTGATCTCAGTTATCTTGGAGATTCCATCCCCCTGGACCTCCGCAAACATGATCTACCGATTGAAAGCTCCAGTGGCGAACTAGCTACGCTCTATGTACCGGAAGGCAAAGATCTAAAGATCACCCTCTCAGAAAGTACAGAGATAACCATCAACTCTGCCAGTTGCCTCCGCTTCCCCCTGTCTTTCCATGATGATAAACACAGGCATGTTAGCGTTTCCGGGGAAGCTTACTTTAAAGTATCCAAAGATGCCCATCATCCGTTTGCAGTTATCGTGCAGAAAGATACCGTGCTGGTACTTGGTACTGAGTTCAATGTGAAAAATTACGGTAAAGCAAATGCCCAGGTTGCATTGGTAGAAGGAAAGGTAAGATTGCAAACAGGAGAAAAATCGCTTGTTTTAAACCCCGGGGTTATGGGAACCTTTACGAAGAATGGGATAGATACAGCCACTGTTGATACCTCAGCAATGCTTAGCTGGAAACGGGGGGTTTATATCTATAAGGAGGAAACATTGGAGGAAGTGTTTAAAGTATTAGCCAGGTGGACGGGGAAGAAGGTCGCATTCCAATATCATCCTCCTAAGGGAAAATTGTTCACCGGGCAATTTGATAAGAATGATCTCAGGGAGTTTTTTGAGGGGTTGCTGAGGCAGGGGATTGAGTGTACGATGGAGGGGGAGAGGATTGAGGTGAAGCAAAGACAGAATGTGGAAACTGAGAATATGCATATACCTAAAGAAGTGCCTGCCCGAAAGATGGATTAG
- a CDS encoding SusC/RagA family TonB-linked outer membrane protein, producing MEKFYVRLFVAYCILFHPVSESNAQSETPEVKHRKVTFSAKGIPLYEVFKSFTRQTKVNFFYSSDDIDADEIITEEFENISIDKALHKLFDGRGLTWDYGTNAVYFKRDTKPPEQTAITWKLPARKVTDTIRPRKIAGQVLNKSGNPVIGATVALNGGIHGQCTNGQGRFSFDGVQGDATVTVSSIGYWGKVVGITGKTTYIEIELKDYVHEMKPIDIVSTGYETVSKDSSTGSFAKVDSKLFNQQSGTYVLSRIPFIANSVAKIPEHLNPTGTKLTVRGLSTFSGLKEPLIILDKFPYYGDPDNINPNDVESITVLKDAAATSIWGARAGNGVIVITTKKSAYKQPLTVTLNANVTMVNKPDLFSISDMRPADYISIERELFNRGHYNGRFTNPTRFALNPVVKIFLDEREKKITPTEASALLDKWRNVDVRHDYSKYLYKNALNQQYAVNLSGGGEKHAYLLSLGIDRNKSALDEKYNRATLQLAQTFEVIKNLEFSANIYLIKSTTVSGAPAYELYKRSQLPLYTQLKDAEGNDLSLGTYNSAYRQEFLDTLGRGMLMDWGYYPLQNYLHEQKTTEMRHGNAQLGLSYKLNNGLSFSVEYNYQQQKTESSQLFDRQSFFARDLVNRFSQLNYDNNTVKYIVPKGAIRDFTSNNLVAQDVRGQISFGRKFRKHRFTGITGLQVSKVTTDAGAYRIFGINEAGTSNSDIDFANTYRNIASGKMEDIPNKSMSDGTDIRYVSIYTNTTYTLNDRYGISLSGRGDIMNAFGVNTRNKLKPLWASGLSWKISNEEFYQSKWLPYLKVRLTYGKSGNVDANRIGEATIRYLGQNPLVNSGYATIENAFNPEWRWEEVTMLNAGVDFKLNKDKLTGSVEFFRKNSNDLYNQVAVESTTGMGSIMLNTGKMTSSGIDVDLNANNRIGKFIITTNLVLNVYKDRIIGIKSKDKLTAGELTAGTPTGRDEFPVYALFTYKSAKLDPVTGEARGFLNGQPSSNYQAILDSTQVDDLLYMGNMLPKVSGSLGNTISWRGFSITGRFIYKFGYVFLRKSIGYEALANGLTGHGSYYKRWKKKGDEAYTTVPALVFPPKDGQDLFYGSSSDLSTKGDHIRLKYLNLSYDLYQYKIGNAAFKHIQCYIILNDVGIIWKANKEGIDPDYQGMRVPMGITLGTRFTF from the coding sequence ATGGAAAAATTTTATGTAAGACTATTTGTTGCATACTGTATTTTATTTCACCCCGTTTCTGAAAGCAATGCACAATCAGAAACACCTGAGGTAAAACACCGGAAGGTAACGTTCTCTGCAAAAGGGATACCGCTCTACGAAGTGTTTAAATCATTTACCCGGCAAACCAAGGTGAACTTCTTTTATTCAAGTGATGACATCGACGCCGATGAAATCATTACGGAAGAATTCGAAAACATCTCTATCGACAAAGCCCTCCACAAGCTTTTCGATGGAAGAGGGCTAACCTGGGATTACGGTACCAACGCCGTATACTTCAAAAGAGATACAAAACCGCCTGAGCAGACGGCCATAACATGGAAACTCCCTGCCCGGAAAGTTACAGATACTATCCGTCCAAGGAAAATAGCAGGGCAGGTACTGAACAAAAGTGGTAACCCTGTTATAGGAGCAACAGTGGCTTTGAATGGTGGTATCCATGGCCAATGTACAAACGGACAAGGCCGCTTTAGTTTTGACGGGGTGCAGGGAGATGCTACTGTTACAGTTTCCTCTATCGGTTACTGGGGAAAGGTGGTGGGAATAACCGGGAAAACCACATACATCGAAATTGAACTGAAAGATTACGTGCATGAAATGAAACCGATAGACATTGTTTCCACAGGATACGAAACAGTTTCAAAAGATAGTAGCACGGGTTCTTTTGCTAAGGTAGACAGTAAGCTGTTCAACCAGCAGAGCGGTACATACGTTTTATCGCGGATACCATTTATAGCCAACAGCGTGGCCAAAATACCTGAACATTTGAATCCAACCGGCACAAAGTTGACGGTCCGTGGCCTTAGTACCTTTTCCGGACTCAAGGAACCACTGATCATCCTGGACAAATTCCCTTATTACGGTGACCCGGATAATATTAATCCGAATGATGTTGAAAGTATCACTGTTCTTAAAGATGCAGCTGCCACCTCCATATGGGGAGCAAGAGCAGGAAATGGTGTAATTGTAATAACAACTAAAAAGAGCGCTTACAAACAACCACTTACTGTTACTTTGAATGCTAACGTTACTATGGTGAATAAACCAGATCTGTTTTCGATCAGCGACATGCGCCCGGCAGATTATATCAGTATTGAGAGGGAATTATTCAACAGGGGCCATTATAATGGCAGATTTACAAATCCAACACGTTTTGCGCTTAACCCCGTAGTAAAAATATTCCTGGATGAAAGGGAAAAGAAGATCACCCCCACAGAAGCCAGCGCGCTCCTGGATAAATGGAGGAATGTGGATGTACGGCATGACTACAGCAAATACCTTTATAAGAATGCCCTTAACCAGCAGTATGCGGTAAATCTCAGCGGTGGCGGGGAAAAGCACGCCTACCTGCTTTCCCTGGGGATCGACAGGAATAAAAGCGCCCTGGATGAAAAATACAACCGCGCTACCCTGCAACTGGCACAGACTTTTGAAGTGATAAAGAACCTTGAGTTCAGCGCAAACATCTATCTGATAAAAAGCACGACAGTAAGCGGAGCGCCGGCATATGAGCTTTACAAAAGGTCGCAACTCCCCCTCTACACACAATTGAAAGATGCAGAAGGGAACGACCTTTCGTTAGGTACCTATAACAGTGCTTACCGGCAGGAGTTTCTTGATACTTTGGGAAGGGGCATGTTGATGGATTGGGGATACTATCCGCTGCAAAATTATCTGCATGAGCAAAAAACTACGGAAATGAGGCATGGAAATGCCCAACTGGGTCTCTCCTATAAATTAAATAATGGCCTGTCTTTTTCCGTTGAGTATAATTACCAGCAGCAGAAAACAGAGAGCAGCCAGCTGTTCGACAGGCAAAGCTTTTTCGCCAGGGACCTGGTCAACCGTTTTTCACAACTTAACTACGATAACAACACCGTTAAGTATATCGTTCCCAAAGGTGCTATACGGGATTTTACCAGTAATAACCTGGTAGCACAGGATGTTCGTGGCCAGATCAGTTTCGGCAGAAAATTTAGAAAGCATCGCTTCACGGGTATTACGGGGCTGCAGGTAAGTAAAGTTACCACGGATGCAGGAGCTTATAGGATCTTTGGAATAAACGAAGCCGGTACCTCCAATTCGGATATAGACTTTGCAAACACGTATCGCAATATCGCTTCGGGTAAAATGGAAGACATTCCGAACAAATCTATGTCTGATGGAACGGATATCCGCTATGTTTCTATTTACACCAATACCACTTATACCCTGAACGACAGGTACGGAATTTCCTTAAGCGGTCGTGGTGATATAATGAACGCCTTCGGTGTGAACACGCGTAATAAGTTGAAACCACTGTGGGCTTCCGGCCTGAGCTGGAAGATCTCTAATGAGGAATTTTATCAAAGTAAATGGTTGCCGTATCTGAAGGTCAGGCTCACCTATGGCAAAAGTGGTAATGTGGATGCCAATCGTATCGGGGAAGCAACCATCCGGTACCTGGGACAGAATCCACTGGTTAATTCCGGATATGCTACAATTGAAAATGCCTTTAACCCGGAATGGCGCTGGGAAGAAGTAACGATGCTGAATGCGGGTGTGGATTTCAAACTGAATAAAGATAAACTCACCGGCAGCGTTGAATTCTTCCGGAAGAACAGCAATGATCTGTATAACCAGGTTGCTGTAGAGTCTACTACCGGCATGGGAAGCATTATGCTGAACACAGGCAAAATGACCAGCTCCGGAATAGACGTTGATCTCAATGCAAACAACAGGATCGGGAAATTTATCATCACCACTAACCTGGTGTTGAATGTTTATAAAGACAGGATCATCGGTATCAAAAGTAAAGATAAACTCACAGCAGGAGAATTAACAGCAGGAACACCAACCGGCCGGGATGAATTTCCGGTGTATGCATTGTTCACCTATAAATCTGCAAAACTGGATCCCGTTACAGGAGAAGCCAGGGGATTCCTGAACGGGCAACCCAGTTCAAACTACCAGGCAATCCTGGACAGTACGCAGGTTGATGATCTGCTCTATATGGGAAATATGCTGCCGAAAGTATCCGGTTCATTGGGGAATACTATCAGCTGGAGAGGGTTCTCCATTACTGGGCGTTTCATTTATAAGTTTGGTTATGTTTTCCTGAGAAAGAGTATCGGGTACGAAGCCCTGGCTAATGGACTCACAGGGCACGGTAGTTATTATAAGAGATGGAAGAAGAAAGGGGATGAAGCCTATACAACTGTCCCCGCTTTGGTATTCCCTCCCAAAGATGGTCAGGACCTTTTCTATGGATCTTCCAGCGACCTGTCCACAAAGGGAGATCATATACGGTTGAAATATCTTAATCTGAGCTATGACCTGTACCAATATAAAATCGGCAATGCTGCTTTTAAGCACATTCAGTGCTACATTATATTAAATGACGTCGGGATCATCTGGAAAGCCAACAAAGAAGGCATCGATCCCGATTACCAGGGAATGCGTGTTCCAATGGGCATTACCCTGGGCACCCGGTTTACCTTTTGA
- a CDS encoding helix-turn-helix transcriptional regulator — translation MNMLIENPELLNVSILPGVIPSMKEYEIPVATATTIKGDFGVILTQQVTFDHFTVLYHVLHLKEELKFRVLDGNAAYIPFLFGLKGTINQQLKEPCLFEGECKLVSMPLLLSGKALTPGEYHLFQLNVGREYLTELKSSYPNVVNDPFLNEAGNYECAQTYSTVTPLKALLRIRAILSCKDPGAAGRMHIIYSANQLLIHIMEGLAGKKINGFQLSGKDKRALVEVKAYIINNLGQKITISGLGKKFGMADTNLKMNFKTMFHSTIHNFVIGSKMELAKLLLEEGEDVNQVAEKVGYPETTNFIRAFKKKFGVTPAAYKSSLAYRN, via the coding sequence ATGAACATGTTAATTGAAAATCCGGAACTACTGAATGTTTCTATTCTTCCAGGGGTAATACCGTCCATGAAAGAATATGAGATACCAGTTGCTACGGCGACTACTATAAAAGGAGATTTTGGAGTTATTCTTACACAACAGGTAACGTTTGATCATTTTACTGTGCTTTATCATGTGCTGCACCTTAAGGAGGAACTAAAATTCCGGGTACTAGATGGGAATGCAGCATATATACCGTTCCTCTTTGGATTGAAAGGCACCATCAATCAGCAGCTGAAAGAGCCTTGCCTCTTCGAAGGGGAATGTAAACTCGTCTCTATGCCCCTACTACTCTCAGGGAAAGCATTGACACCGGGAGAATATCATCTGTTCCAATTAAATGTTGGCAGGGAGTACCTCACAGAGTTAAAGAGTTCTTATCCCAATGTTGTAAATGATCCCTTCCTGAATGAAGCGGGTAATTATGAATGTGCGCAAACTTATAGTACAGTTACGCCCTTAAAAGCTTTACTGCGGATCCGGGCTATTCTCAGCTGCAAGGACCCTGGAGCTGCCGGCCGCATGCACATCATCTATAGCGCGAATCAGCTGCTCATACATATCATGGAAGGATTAGCTGGTAAAAAGATCAATGGATTCCAACTGAGTGGCAAGGATAAGCGGGCACTGGTAGAAGTAAAAGCTTATATTATTAATAACCTGGGGCAGAAGATCACGATCTCCGGCCTTGGTAAAAAGTTTGGAATGGCTGATACCAATCTGAAAATGAATTTTAAGACGATGTTTCATAGTACTATCCACAATTTTGTGATTGGGAGTAAGATGGAGCTTGCGAAGTTACTGCTGGAGGAGGGAGAGGATGTGAACCAGGTGGCTGAGAAGGTAGGGTATCCGGAGACTACGAATTTTATCAGGGCTTTTAAGAAGAAGTTTGGGGTTACGCCGGCTGCTTATAAGTCTAGCTTAGCTTACCGGAATTGA